One window from the genome of Mucilaginibacter ginsenosidivorans encodes:
- the hemA gene encoding glutamyl-tRNA reductase, with amino-acid sequence MQTNKPSDISNFCVAGINYKKTDAATRGMFSISSEHYEGILQAAAEQGIVSVFILSTCNRTEIYGMADNASELVSLLCSHAQGDAVTFTKTAYIKKGREAVEHLFSVGAGLDSQLLGDYEIVGQLKQAVKFSKERGGINCFMERLVNAALQSSKEIRTNTALSGGTVSVSFAAVQYIKEHVINYEHCNIVLVGTGKIGRNTCKNLVDYLGTRNITLINRSEDKAIQLAKELGLNHAPLDELSRQVRNADIVLVASSADEPAILRSHLENAGDKLIIDLSVPNNVEASARELANVTLVNVDELSKLKDATLKKREAEVPVAMKIIAKHQEQFMEWCRMRRNAPVLNAIKGTLKKIADIHNRELNNPQTRCPYIAAEQRIQQVINGVAGRMQSQNQPGCHYLQAINEFIGPHR; translated from the coding sequence ATGCAAACAAACAAGCCATCCGATATTTCGAACTTCTGTGTTGCCGGCATCAACTATAAAAAGACAGATGCAGCTACACGCGGGATGTTTTCCATCAGCAGCGAACACTATGAAGGCATATTGCAGGCAGCAGCCGAACAGGGTATAGTGTCCGTGTTCATCCTGTCTACCTGTAACCGCACCGAGATATATGGTATGGCCGATAATGCCAGCGAGCTTGTAAGCCTGCTTTGCAGCCACGCCCAGGGCGATGCAGTCACATTTACAAAAACAGCCTACATTAAAAAAGGCCGCGAGGCGGTAGAACATTTGTTTAGCGTTGGCGCCGGACTTGATTCGCAGTTATTAGGCGATTATGAAATTGTAGGTCAGCTTAAACAGGCGGTAAAATTTTCGAAAGAACGTGGTGGCATTAATTGCTTTATGGAACGCCTGGTAAATGCCGCGCTGCAATCGTCAAAAGAGATCAGAACCAATACGGCGCTTAGCGGCGGAACTGTTTCGGTTTCATTTGCTGCGGTGCAGTATATAAAAGAACATGTGATCAACTACGAACACTGCAACATCGTGCTGGTTGGCACGGGCAAGATAGGCCGCAATACCTGCAAAAACCTGGTGGATTATTTAGGAACAAGAAACATTACCCTCATCAACCGGTCGGAAGATAAAGCCATACAGCTGGCAAAAGAACTTGGACTGAACCATGCCCCGCTGGATGAATTGAGCCGGCAGGTTCGTAATGCCGATATCGTACTGGTAGCAAGCAGCGCCGATGAGCCCGCTATTTTAAGAAGTCACCTGGAAAATGCCGGCGACAAACTGATCATCGACCTTTCGGTACCTAATAATGTAGAAGCTTCGGCAAGGGAGCTTGCAAATGTTACATTGGTGAATGTGGACGAACTCTCAAAACTGAAAGACGCCACGTTGAAAAAACGTGAAGCTGAAGTGCCTGTGGCGATGAAGATTATTGCCAAACACCAGGAGCAATTTATGGAATGGTGCCGCATGCGCCGCAACGCGCCGGTGCTGAACGCGATAAAGGGAACCCTCAAAAAAATTGCCGATATACATAACCGCGAGCTAAATAACCCGCAAACACGCTGCCCGTACATCGCAGCGGAGCAAAGGATACAACAGGTAATCAATGGCGTGGCCGGAAGGATGCAGAGCCAAAATCAGCCCGGCTGCCATTACCTGCAAGCCATCAACGAATTTATCGGCCCTCATCGATAA
- a CDS encoding globin family protein: MKKVPFLAVIMISLMAISFFSACSKKSTPTPVKATLYDSLGGSTMVADPANPGMMIQKGRLGIRSVIDSTIFVIAADNRINGHFTVLLSEVTAGNLSGFAELSDNLTTFVAVATGSKSYTYAGMNMHDAHDPAVNNRMNGKATSADFDAFVDDLVKGANKNHLPSNLIASVGALVETLRTQVVQM; this comes from the coding sequence ATGAAAAAAGTACCATTCTTAGCCGTTATTATGATCAGCCTGATGGCTATCTCATTTTTCTCGGCGTGCAGTAAAAAATCAACTCCAACGCCCGTTAAGGCTACGTTATACGACTCGTTGGGCGGAAGTACCATGGTGGCCGATCCTGCCAATCCGGGCATGATGATACAAAAGGGCCGCCTGGGTATCCGGAGCGTTATAGACAGCACCATATTTGTTATTGCTGCCGACAACCGCATTAACGGGCATTTTACTGTGCTGCTGTCTGAAGTAACCGCTGGTAACCTGTCGGGCTTCGCTGAACTGAGCGACAACCTGACAACATTTGTGGCCGTTGCCACCGGTTCTAAAAGTTATACCTACGCCGGTATGAACATGCACGATGCGCACGACCCAGCGGTGAATAACCGTATGAACGGCAAAGCTACCAGCGCCGATTTCGATGCGTTTGTAGATGACCTGGTAAAGGGCGCTAATAAGAATCACCTGCCATCAAACCTGATAGCCTCGGTTGGTGCATTGGTTGAGACTTTAAGGACCCAGGTGGTTCAAATGTAA
- a CDS encoding DUF3892 domain-containing protein has protein sequence MAVLRQVSCVTKRNYYFDPHEIIKSFGGEYLGFPWELPDYMVLHYIKTGMEKYYVQYGGRKIKIVVASHNGKEYLKAETDDYSPDTLLALPDCDVLKVVR, from the coding sequence ATGGCAGTATTACGTCAGGTTTCGTGTGTTACAAAGCGGAACTATTATTTTGATCCCCATGAGATCATCAAAAGCTTTGGAGGCGAGTATCTCGGCTTCCCCTGGGAGTTGCCCGATTATATGGTGCTGCATTACATTAAAACCGGCATGGAAAAGTATTATGTACAATACGGCGGGCGTAAAATAAAGATCGTTGTAGCGTCGCACAACGGTAAAGAATACCTTAAAGCCGAAACGGATGACTACAGCCCCGATACCTTGCTGGCCCTGCCCGATTGTGATGTGCTGAAGGTGGTAAGATAG
- a CDS encoding glycosyltransferase family 2 protein, protein MAISVPELLVKDGFISANDRIRIEDYSAKTEQSFLKIALSYGYISRKNYGRSMNNAGYEFTAIRDQQYDEDVIKEIELDFADAHLAIPLRIENNKVVTVMADPTDRLLIDFVRMTYNREPEIIIADDLDITWLSHKLLGEKQVKSAVFELLNRDPNSSALTTFTGPQLVFFFLLVGGIAAGAVLNFKTVMITLNVLISLFFLVAIIFKLFLSLVGSRFELYQAVTKHELKHLHDDDLPVYTILLPVYKEDKLIKKLIWNLQSIDYPREKLDVKLLIEEDDEKTLNAVRNLDFPAIFEVIIVPFHMPKTKPKACNYGLHFARGKYLTIYDAEDIPDTDQLKKVVTLFNKLPEHYICIQSALNYFNRNENFLTRMFTLEYSFWFDYMLPGLDTLDIPIPLGGTSNHFKIDALVELGGWDPFNVTEDADLGVRAYAKGYKVAIVNSTTYEEANNEPINWIRQRSRWIKGYMQTYLVHMRNPVRLIKKIGWRGFLGFNFFVGATPVTFLVYPILLIVFLAYVIFNISSIKQLFPDWVLFVSIFNLMVGNILMIYVNMMAVFKRRFYELILFAIANPVYWLMHSAAAYKGLYQLVVKPFYWEKTNHGLSKVNSATNVIR, encoded by the coding sequence ATGGCAATTTCGGTCCCTGAACTTCTGGTAAAGGATGGTTTTATATCAGCTAACGATCGGATACGCATTGAAGATTATTCAGCAAAAACTGAACAGTCTTTCCTGAAAATTGCCCTTAGTTACGGCTACATTTCCCGCAAAAACTATGGCCGGTCGATGAATAATGCGGGCTATGAGTTTACCGCCATACGCGACCAGCAATATGATGAAGATGTGATAAAGGAGATAGAGCTCGATTTTGCCGACGCTCATCTCGCTATCCCCCTCCGGATCGAGAACAATAAGGTGGTGACCGTTATGGCCGACCCGACCGACCGCTTACTGATCGACTTTGTGCGGATGACTTACAACCGCGAGCCGGAGATCATCATAGCCGACGACCTTGACATTACCTGGCTGAGCCATAAACTGCTTGGCGAAAAACAGGTCAAGTCGGCGGTATTCGAGTTGCTCAACCGCGACCCGAACAGTTCGGCACTGACCACCTTTACCGGGCCGCAGCTGGTATTTTTCTTCCTGCTGGTTGGTGGTATAGCAGCAGGCGCCGTGTTAAATTTCAAGACGGTGATGATCACGCTGAATGTGCTCATCAGCCTGTTCTTCCTGGTGGCTATTATCTTTAAGCTTTTTTTATCATTGGTGGGTTCACGGTTCGAATTGTACCAGGCCGTTACCAAGCATGAGCTGAAACACCTGCACGATGACGACTTGCCTGTGTATACGATCCTGCTACCGGTTTATAAGGAAGACAAGCTGATAAAAAAACTGATCTGGAACCTGCAGAGCATAGACTACCCGCGCGAAAAACTCGACGTTAAACTGCTGATAGAAGAGGATGACGAGAAAACACTGAATGCCGTGCGCAACCTGGATTTCCCGGCGATTTTCGAGGTGATCATCGTCCCTTTCCACATGCCGAAAACCAAACCGAAGGCATGTAATTACGGGCTGCATTTTGCAAGGGGCAAATACCTGACCATTTACGATGCCGAGGATATCCCGGATACCGACCAACTTAAAAAGGTGGTAACGCTTTTTAATAAACTGCCGGAACACTACATCTGCATACAAAGCGCACTGAACTATTTTAACCGCAACGAGAACTTTCTGACGCGGATGTTCACGCTGGAATATTCGTTTTGGTTCGACTATATGTTGCCGGGGCTTGATACCCTGGATATCCCTATCCCGCTGGGCGGCACCAGCAATCATTTTAAAATAGACGCCCTGGTTGAACTTGGCGGCTGGGACCCTTTCAATGTGACCGAGGATGCCGACCTGGGCGTACGTGCGTATGCCAAAGGCTACAAGGTTGCTATTGTCAATTCCACCACCTACGAGGAGGCCAATAACGAGCCTATTAACTGGATACGCCAGCGGTCGAGGTGGATAAAAGGGTATATGCAAACCTACCTGGTGCACATGCGCAACCCGGTGCGGCTGATCAAAAAGATCGGCTGGCGCGGGTTCCTGGGGTTCAACTTTTTTGTGGGCGCCACACCTGTTACGTTTCTTGTGTACCCGATATTGCTGATCGTCTTTTTGGCGTATGTTATATTTAATATATCGTCTATCAAGCAGCTTTTCCCCGACTGGGTACTGTTTGTGTCCATCTTTAACCTGATGGTAGGTAATATCCTGATGATCTATGTCAATATGATGGCCGTTTTCAAACGCCGTTTTTACGAGCTGATCTTATTTGCCATTGCCAACCCGGTTTACTGGCTCATGCATTCGGCTGCGGCTTATAAGGGATTATATCAGTTAGTTGTAAAACCGTTTTACTGGGAAAAGACCAATCATGGCCTGAGTAAGGTAAACAGCGCTACAAACGTGATAAGGTAA
- a CDS encoding cellulose biosynthesis cyclic di-GMP-binding regulatory protein BcsB, with amino-acid sequence MNKFLSLLALALLLSTASMAQSIVSFKAMGHDDEPIYGMIGASAFYLKISPLVEMNGSKLVLYIEPSQALIKDHSFVNVVINERPAYSARLSKDSVQKITINLTPEDLPADKFLKVQVKTLLTVSDDKCKDLDNPAMWVKVKDYSYLSLVKTNTNFFNNVNISNCFESKRAIVYPVNPSLHDLKAVAWAYSRLKKTLNKDIKVYQEDALPDTVRNYIMVGKWGSLQADKKQLINVTPEPGQGLLFLKKALVTYEDSVAKGKAKVKEAVTVPGEILFVTGGDDAGYEKTITALGNMNILNSSFGEYLLIQNAQNNFFKTVEENRTRLSLRQIGGAPNFMSGIGSLTNVYSFKNSDFSFTPKEVELHFVANYSSLTPGDRGYFNIYLNGMLISSERLDATGKLNTSVSINRYQHHKYNTVEAEFRIYPSSGNCINSFTNFFAEIDVDKSYLESKNPFITNDLSFYQYPEAFNSGTTLIVISKEYAKYAASALGEIIYELNNNINANNFPEFTYSDKVGAAELKKYNIVALLSQHDPLIDKMPDAPIRFNQKFRILNNENNKEVYRLSDSVSNGLAQIFYGRSNNAVLVITATGSQQSDAFLAASKSITEQLSTLSSNMCISDVNGNKYLFNINKSSENLEYFDSKSALTRFWETYNLYILLGILVLILMSFLYVRSKVQKSQELFND; translated from the coding sequence ATGAATAAATTTTTAAGCCTTTTAGCTCTTGCACTACTGTTGAGTACAGCATCAATGGCGCAAAGCATTGTATCGTTCAAAGCGATGGGGCACGACGATGAACCTATCTACGGCATGATAGGCGCCAGTGCGTTTTACCTGAAGATCAGCCCGCTGGTTGAAATGAACGGGAGCAAACTGGTGCTTTACATCGAGCCGTCGCAGGCGCTGATCAAAGACCACTCATTTGTAAACGTCGTGATCAACGAAAGGCCAGCTTACAGTGCACGCCTGAGCAAAGATTCGGTACAAAAGATAACCATAAACCTGACGCCGGAGGACCTGCCGGCCGACAAGTTTTTAAAGGTGCAGGTAAAAACATTGCTCACCGTATCCGACGATAAATGTAAGGACCTGGACAATCCCGCCATGTGGGTAAAGGTGAAGGATTATTCCTACCTGTCGCTTGTAAAAACGAATACCAACTTCTTTAATAATGTAAACATCAGCAACTGTTTTGAATCGAAACGGGCGATAGTTTACCCGGTTAACCCTTCGCTGCACGACCTGAAGGCCGTTGCCTGGGCCTATTCGCGTTTGAAAAAGACGCTTAATAAAGATATTAAAGTTTACCAGGAAGATGCCCTGCCCGATACCGTGCGCAACTATATTATGGTGGGCAAATGGGGCAGCCTGCAGGCAGACAAAAAGCAATTGATAAACGTTACACCCGAGCCGGGCCAGGGATTACTTTTCCTGAAAAAGGCGCTGGTTACGTACGAAGATTCGGTAGCAAAAGGTAAGGCAAAAGTTAAAGAGGCCGTTACGGTACCGGGTGAAATATTATTTGTGACCGGCGGAGATGATGCCGGCTATGAAAAAACAATAACAGCGCTGGGTAACATGAATATCCTTAATTCGTCGTTCGGCGAATACCTGCTGATACAAAATGCCCAAAACAATTTCTTCAAAACGGTAGAGGAGAACCGCACAAGGCTTTCGCTGCGCCAGATAGGCGGGGCACCTAATTTTATGTCGGGTATCGGTTCGCTCACCAACGTGTACAGCTTCAAGAACAGCGACTTCAGCTTTACACCGAAAGAGGTTGAACTGCATTTTGTGGCCAACTACAGCAGCCTGACACCTGGTGACCGCGGTTATTTCAATATCTACCTCAATGGCATGCTCATCAGCAGCGAAAGGCTGGACGCCACCGGTAAGCTGAACACATCGGTAAGTATTAACCGATACCAGCACCATAAGTATAATACGGTGGAAGCCGAGTTCAGGATATACCCGAGCAGCGGCAACTGTATCAACTCGTTCACCAACTTCTTCGCGGAGATAGATGTCGACAAATCGTACCTGGAATCGAAGAACCCATTCATTACGAATGACCTGAGTTTCTACCAGTACCCGGAGGCATTTAACAGCGGCACTACGCTGATCGTCATCAGCAAGGAATATGCTAAATATGCAGCTTCGGCCCTGGGCGAGATCATTTATGAATTGAACAATAACATTAATGCCAATAACTTCCCCGAGTTTACGTATTCGGACAAGGTAGGCGCTGCTGAGTTGAAAAAGTACAACATTGTCGCCCTGCTGTCGCAGCATGACCCGTTGATAGATAAAATGCCGGATGCGCCGATACGGTTCAATCAAAAATTCAGGATACTCAATAATGAGAATAACAAAGAGGTGTACCGGCTTTCGGACTCGGTTTCAAATGGCCTGGCGCAGATATTTTATGGCCGCAGCAATAATGCCGTGCTGGTTATTACTGCTACCGGCAGCCAGCAGTCTGATGCATTCCTGGCTGCATCCAAATCGATCACCGAGCAATTGTCGACCTTGTCGAGCAACATGTGCATATCCGATGTGAATGGCAATAAATACCTGTTCAACATCAATAAATCGAGCGAGAACCTGGAGTATTTTGATAGTAAAAGCGCTTTGACGCGTTTCTGGGAAACTTACAACCTGTACATTTTGCTGGGTATCCTGGTGCTGATACTGATGTCGTTCCTGTATGTACGATCGAAAGTGCAGAAATCTCAGGAGCTGTTCAATGATTAG
- a CDS encoding sensor histidine kinase has translation MLVQITKEEFAREIAKKAWFQTNNIIWTIILLYWLFSIPDFIYAPDIFLQFFIVRIIIILILYILYQWLHSKNYNHRIILHTAFFLMSVTSALLCTIVNPGNLNIYFLLYAAVVLFFNMQVFWEPVNSIIQALLSLLMLALFFNLFSESTIDVFISNGGEYFFIILVISCLIPNARHKVILREVHQQIVIEKSNEQLKAQNRDISEKNHIIDMQYERLRKLDEQKNSFINIAGHDLKNLVGSIIMSNNMIKEEEDRLSADQKEFTGYIGQSAEKIQYMLSKLMDVREIESPELQFNMEVFDINQEVMHVYRGLVETAQMKNIHLVDNILKLPLNVKLDRVFTGQIFQNLLSNIIKFSQTNNSINVVTSLQRQRFVFEIIDEGTAIGQDELDMMFNKLKTLNDASAHVESRLGLGLSIAKLMTQEMGGELTYRSDEHGNYFRVEFNVIN, from the coding sequence ATGCTCGTTCAAATTACCAAAGAAGAATTTGCCAGGGAAATCGCAAAAAAGGCATGGTTTCAAACCAACAATATCATCTGGACGATCATACTGCTTTATTGGCTATTCAGCATCCCCGATTTTATTTACGCGCCCGATATATTCCTGCAGTTTTTCATCGTCCGCATTATCATCATACTGATACTTTATATCCTGTATCAATGGCTGCACAGTAAAAACTATAACCACCGCATTATACTCCATACCGCATTCTTTTTGATGTCGGTCACATCGGCATTGTTATGCACAATCGTTAATCCCGGCAACCTGAACATTTACTTCCTGCTTTATGCAGCCGTAGTATTGTTTTTTAACATGCAGGTTTTTTGGGAACCGGTCAATTCCATTATACAGGCTTTGCTATCGCTGCTGATGCTGGCTTTGTTTTTTAATCTTTTCAGCGAATCGACCATCGACGTATTCATCAGTAACGGCGGCGAGTATTTTTTCATTATCCTGGTTATTTCATGCCTCATCCCCAATGCACGGCATAAGGTGATATTACGCGAGGTACACCAGCAGATAGTTATCGAAAAATCGAACGAGCAACTGAAGGCGCAAAACAGGGACATCAGCGAGAAAAACCATATCATCGATATGCAATACGAGCGCCTGCGCAAGCTCGACGAGCAAAAGAACAGCTTTATTAATATCGCGGGCCACGACCTGAAGAACTTGGTGGGATCCATCATCATGAGTAACAACATGATCAAAGAGGAAGAGGACAGGCTAAGCGCCGATCAGAAAGAATTTACGGGATACATAGGCCAATCGGCCGAGAAAATACAGTACATGTTAAGCAAACTGATGGATGTGCGCGAGATCGAGTCGCCCGAACTGCAGTTCAACATGGAAGTATTTGACATTAACCAGGAAGTGATGCACGTTTACCGCGGCCTGGTTGAAACCGCGCAGATGAAGAATATTCACCTGGTGGACAATATTCTGAAGCTGCCCCTGAACGTGAAGCTTGACCGTGTATTTACCGGGCAGATATTCCAGAATTTACTATCGAACATCATCAAATTTTCACAAACCAATAACAGCATTAATGTGGTTACCAGCCTGCAGCGCCAGCGCTTTGTTTTTGAGATAATTGACGAAGGCACCGCTATAGGCCAGGATGAACTGGATATGATGTTCAACAAATTAAAAACTTTAAATGATGCTTCGGCGCATGTGGAGAGCCGGCTTGGGCTGGGTCTTTCGATAGCCAAGCTGATGACCCAGGAAATGGGCGGCGAGCTTACTTACCGCAGCGACGAACATGGCAATTATTTTAGAGTAGAATTTAATGTGATCAATTAA
- a CDS encoding acyl-ACP desaturase yields MKFFEEKRREVMKHIEKYMLEKINDFLKPVDTIWQPSDLLPDSTRETFFSEIKELQESSAGLSYDLIAVLIGDTITEEALPTYESWLTMVEGVSKDEEGGWMKWTRHWTAEENRHGDLLNKYLYLSGRVNMRMMEVSTQYLIADGFDIGTGTDPYRNFIYTSFQELATNVSHRRVASAAKKDGDTLLSKMCGVIAGDEARHAKAYKYFISKVFEVDPNEAMLAFEDMMRKKIVMPAHFLREVGLKVGQTFGHFTDAAQRLGIYTAIDYVDILKELIEDWHIESAKDLNETGEKARDYIMNLPARLLRVAERMKNPMLEYKFSWING; encoded by the coding sequence ATGAAATTTTTTGAAGAGAAGCGCAGAGAAGTAATGAAGCATATTGAAAAATATATGCTCGAAAAGATCAACGACTTTCTGAAGCCGGTGGATACAATCTGGCAGCCATCCGACCTGCTGCCTGATTCAACACGGGAGACCTTCTTTTCCGAGATCAAAGAATTACAGGAAAGTTCGGCCGGCTTATCCTACGACCTGATAGCTGTACTGATAGGCGATACCATTACCGAAGAGGCGCTTCCCACCTACGAATCGTGGTTAACCATGGTTGAAGGGGTATCGAAAGACGAGGAAGGCGGCTGGATGAAATGGACACGTCACTGGACAGCCGAGGAGAACCGCCATGGCGATCTGCTGAATAAATACTTATACCTGTCGGGCCGCGTAAACATGCGGATGATGGAAGTATCAACCCAGTACCTGATAGCCGACGGTTTTGACATTGGCACCGGCACCGACCCATACCGTAACTTTATTTATACATCGTTCCAGGAACTGGCTACCAATGTTTCACACCGCCGTGTTGCTTCGGCTGCAAAAAAGGATGGCGATACCCTGCTCTCAAAAATGTGCGGCGTAATAGCCGGCGACGAGGCGCGCCACGCCAAAGCCTACAAATATTTCATTAGCAAGGTTTTCGAGGTCGACCCTAACGAGGCTATGCTGGCTTTTGAGGATATGATGCGCAAAAAGATAGTGATGCCTGCGCATTTTCTGCGCGAAGTTGGTTTAAAAGTGGGTCAAACGTTCGGGCATTTTACCGATGCAGCGCAAAGGCTGGGTATCTATACCGCTATCGACTATGTTGATATACTGAAAGAGCTAATTGAAGACTGGCACATCGAAAGTGCAAAGGACCTGAATGAGACCGGCGAAAAGGCCCGCGATTATATCATGAACCTGCCTGCCCGCCTGCTTCGCGTAGCTGAGCGTATGAAAAACCCCATGCTGGAGTATAAATTCAGCTGGATAAACGGCTGA
- a CDS encoding mechanosensitive ion channel family protein, with protein sequence MIRFCVIAFQILLLAVLPAEAQKPNQPHGEPVIINRDTLFRFYTGQGMFTVKERADIVNNRLAAITNRIDFNPDSLKLKNDTSLSVIYYGSQVMLALSDKDASFSELNRPQLAASYLQILKKNLGNFFSNNSIKEWAINIAEAVAVIGLLILLIWAVNRAFRWVKLKTLKAWDSRLAKLAKKGAPVGYAARLRPFIVNIVRVVRIAIVILLVYLSLPILFFIFPASKPISTELLSYVVNPLKDIALSLFHFIPNLLTITVIYIVTRYIVKLVKFIAAEIESGSFTIRNFYPEWALPTYNIIRVVLYAFMFVVVFPYLPGSESKVFQGVTVFVGVLFSFGSSSAISNMVAGIVLTYMRAYKLGDRIQAGDVIGDVFEKNLLVTRIRTIKNEDITIPNSTILGSHTINYTSSSKTLGLILHTSVTIGYDAPWKTVHELMINAALSTEGIQQEPKPFVLQTDLNDFNVTYQVNAYTDQPARMAVIYSALHQQIQDKFNEAGVEIMSPHFTSLRDGNRIQIPDDYIGKDYKSPGFNVNKEK encoded by the coding sequence ATGATAAGATTTTGTGTTATCGCTTTCCAAATACTGCTGCTTGCTGTCCTGCCTGCCGAAGCCCAAAAGCCCAACCAACCACACGGCGAACCTGTCATTATCAACCGGGATACCCTATTCAGGTTCTATACCGGGCAGGGTATGTTTACAGTAAAGGAGCGCGCCGACATTGTGAATAACAGGCTGGCCGCCATCACCAACCGTATTGATTTCAACCCCGATTCGCTGAAGCTAAAAAACGATACTTCGTTATCCGTTATCTATTACGGATCGCAGGTGATGCTTGCGCTGAGCGATAAAGATGCTTCCTTTTCCGAACTCAACCGTCCGCAGCTTGCCGCCAGCTACCTTCAAATACTCAAAAAAAACCTGGGCAACTTTTTCTCCAATAACAGCATAAAAGAATGGGCCATTAATATAGCGGAAGCGGTGGCCGTGATAGGCCTGCTCATCCTATTGATATGGGCCGTGAACCGGGCCTTCAGGTGGGTGAAGCTAAAAACCCTGAAGGCATGGGACAGCCGTTTGGCCAAGCTGGCAAAAAAAGGTGCGCCTGTGGGTTACGCAGCGCGGTTGCGGCCATTCATCGTCAACATTGTGCGTGTGGTGCGTATAGCCATCGTGATACTGCTGGTCTATTTATCACTTCCTATCCTGTTTTTCATCTTCCCGGCATCAAAACCTATCTCGACTGAACTATTGAGCTACGTGGTTAACCCGCTTAAAGATATTGCGCTGTCGCTGTTCCATTTTATACCTAACCTGCTTACCATTACGGTTATCTACATCGTTACGCGCTACATTGTCAAACTGGTTAAGTTCATTGCGGCCGAGATAGAAAGCGGTTCGTTCACCATCAGGAACTTTTACCCCGAATGGGCGCTGCCTACCTACAATATCATCAGGGTGGTGCTGTATGCGTTCATGTTCGTTGTAGTATTCCCTTACCTGCCGGGTTCCGAGTCGAAGGTATTCCAGGGGGTTACGGTTTTTGTAGGCGTGCTGTTTTCCTTTGGTTCGTCTTCGGCCATATCCAACATGGTGGCGGGTATAGTGCTTACCTACATGCGTGCTTATAAGCTGGGCGATCGTATCCAGGCCGGGGATGTTATAGGCGATGTGTTTGAAAAAAACCTGCTGGTAACCCGTATCCGTACCATCAAAAACGAGGATATTACCATCCCCAATTCTACCATCCTGGGCTCGCATACCATCAACTATACTTCATCATCAAAAACCCTGGGGCTTATTTTGCATACCAGCGTTACCATAGGTTACGATGCGCCATGGAAGACGGTGCATGAGCTGATGATCAATGCCGCGCTATCCACCGAGGGCATACAGCAGGAGCCGAAACCCTTTGTGCTGCAAACCGACCTGAACGACTTTAACGTTACCTACCAGGTTAACGCCTACACCGATCAGCCAGCCAGGATGGCCGTCATTTATTCGGCGCTTCACCAGCAAATACAGGATAAGTTTAACGAGGCCGGGGTCGAGATCATGTCGCCGCACTTCACTTCGCTACGCGATGGCAACCGCATACAGATACCTGACGACTATATCGGTAAAGATTACAAGTCGCCTGGTTTTAATGTCAATAAAGAGAAGTGA
- a CDS encoding YitT family protein, whose amino-acid sequence MKLKKEIGNVILILLGILSVGMGLKGFLLSSNFIDGGVTGVSMLLAETTGIPLSILIFVINVPFLFLGYRRLGTAFAVKGALAIMGLSLCLAFISFPDVTHDKLLTAVFGGFFIGVGIGLAIRSGAVLDGTDIAALLVSKKMQMLKVSDVILLLNVVIFTAALFFLGVESALYSILTYFAASKMIDFIINGIEQYIGITVISVKGDDIRKLITGMGRGVTVYEGKSGYGKDGHINDPRDIIFTVATASRYPPSKQKYSSLTLPHLLFSKVLTIRQGGF is encoded by the coding sequence ATGAAACTTAAAAAAGAGATCGGGAACGTGATATTAATTTTATTGGGAATATTATCCGTTGGTATGGGCCTGAAAGGCTTTTTGCTGTCAAGCAATTTTATTGATGGCGGTGTCACCGGTGTATCCATGCTATTAGCTGAAACCACAGGCATACCTTTGTCAATCCTCATTTTCGTTATCAACGTGCCTTTCCTCTTCCTCGGTTACCGGCGGCTGGGCACGGCATTTGCCGTGAAAGGCGCTCTGGCAATAATGGGGCTGTCGCTTTGCCTCGCATTCATCAGTTTTCCCGACGTAACCCATGATAAATTGCTGACTGCCGTTTTTGGCGGATTTTTTATTGGCGTGGGTATTGGTTTGGCTATACGCAGCGGCGCTGTGCTCGATGGAACCGATATAGCCGCGTTGTTGGTGAGCAAAAAAATGCAGATGCTGAAAGTAAGCGACGTGATACTGCTTTTAAACGTGGTTATTTTTACGGCGGCCCTTTTCTTTCTCGGTGTCGAGTCGGCGCTCTATTCTATTCTCACCTATTTTGCGGCGTCTAAAATGATCGACTTTATTATAAACGGTATTGAACAATATATCGGCATTACGGTAATATCGGTGAAAGGCGACGATATACGAAAGTTAATAACCGGCATGGGTCGCGGTGTTACGGTGTACGAGGGTAAAAGCGGCTATGGAAAGGATGGTCACATCAACGACCCGCGCGACATTATATTTACCGTAGCCACCGCCTCGAGATACCCGCCATCAAAACAAAAATACTCGAGCTTGACCCTGCCGCATTTATTGTTCAGCAAAGTATTGACGATACGACAGGGGGGCTTTTGA